A single window of Mycolicibacterium aurum DNA harbors:
- a CDS encoding FAD-binding oxidoreductase — translation MTTPTRPLTTAAGGPLIRDLQAALPEGRVIIDADVAHSLSRDQAAGAPAGEPAAIVRARSTDEVRRVVEVCLRHRIPVVPRGAGTGLSGGANAIDGCVVLSLEAMSQILEINPLERLAVVQPGVVNDDLRAAVAEHGLWYPPDPASSPWSTLGGNVATNAGGVCCVKYGVTREYVLELEVVTGSAEVVRIGHRTAKGVAGYDLVSLLVGSEGTLGVVTEITVRLRTLPGAPITVAGFFPSLVAAGTAVRAVGAAGITPSALELMDRFCMRAVDEWKQMGLTAAGEILLLARIDDPEPTGTALAEAIVEHFRASGASWAERSTDPDEAEALFAARRLAYPALERLGPVITEDVCVPKDHVPEMLARIEALAAQHGVQIANIAHAGDGNLHPLIIGPPDDDAVLWRRINAAFDDILDAALSLGGTITGEHGVGLLKRGGLVHELSPTVMGLHRAIKAALDPAGILNPGKIFE, via the coding sequence ATGACGACACCGACACGACCACTGACGACGGCCGCTGGTGGGCCGCTCATCCGTGATCTGCAGGCCGCGTTGCCCGAGGGCCGGGTGATCATCGACGCCGACGTGGCACACAGCCTCAGCCGGGACCAGGCGGCTGGTGCACCCGCCGGGGAACCGGCAGCCATCGTGCGTGCCCGCAGCACCGACGAGGTCCGCCGGGTGGTCGAGGTTTGTCTGCGACACCGCATCCCGGTTGTCCCGCGCGGAGCGGGCACCGGACTGTCAGGCGGCGCGAACGCCATCGACGGCTGCGTGGTGCTTTCTCTGGAGGCGATGTCGCAGATTCTTGAGATCAACCCGTTGGAACGCCTCGCCGTGGTCCAGCCGGGAGTGGTCAACGATGACCTCCGAGCGGCCGTCGCCGAACACGGACTGTGGTATCCACCTGACCCCGCGAGCTCGCCCTGGTCCACCCTCGGCGGCAATGTAGCGACCAATGCCGGCGGCGTGTGCTGCGTAAAATACGGCGTCACGCGCGAATACGTGCTCGAGCTCGAGGTTGTCACCGGTTCGGCGGAAGTGGTGCGCATCGGGCACCGGACCGCGAAAGGCGTTGCCGGTTACGACCTCGTCAGCCTCCTCGTCGGATCCGAGGGGACGCTGGGCGTCGTCACCGAGATCACGGTACGGCTGCGCACCCTGCCCGGCGCGCCGATCACGGTGGCGGGCTTCTTCCCCTCACTGGTGGCTGCCGGTACCGCGGTGCGTGCGGTCGGTGCGGCGGGCATCACGCCATCGGCGCTCGAACTCATGGACCGGTTCTGTATGCGCGCCGTCGACGAGTGGAAGCAGATGGGGCTGACGGCTGCGGGAGAGATCCTGCTGCTCGCGCGGATCGATGATCCCGAGCCCACCGGCACTGCACTGGCCGAGGCCATCGTCGAGCACTTCCGCGCCAGCGGCGCGTCCTGGGCGGAACGGTCGACCGATCCGGACGAAGCCGAGGCCTTGTTCGCAGCCCGCCGATTGGCCTACCCGGCGCTCGAGCGACTCGGACCGGTGATCACCGAGGACGTCTGCGTGCCCAAGGATCACGTCCCGGAGATGCTGGCCCGTATCGAGGCGCTGGCGGCGCAACACGGTGTGCAGATCGCGAACATCGCGCACGCAGGTGACGGCAACCTGCATCCGTTGATCATCGGTCCGCCCGACGATGATGCGGTCCTATGGCGGCGGATCAACGCCGCTTTCGACGACATTCTCGATGCGGCGCTGTCTCTTGGTGGCACCATCACTGGCGAACACGGGGTCGGACTGCTCAAACGCGGCGGTTTGGTGCACGAATTGTCGCCAACCGTCATGGGACTTCACCGGGCGATCAAAGCTGCACTCGATCCAGCGGGCATTCTCAACCCCGGCAAGATCTTCGAGTAG
- a CDS encoding sodium:solute symporter yields the protein MGKPLDIAIIVVYLAAMLAFGFWGKSRTKDSADFLVAGRRLGPTLYTGTMAAVVLGGASTVGGVGLGYEYGISGMWLVVAIAVGLLSLSLLFAGRIQRLKVYTVAQMLRLRYGIDATAASGIVMMAYTLMLSVTSTIAYATVFNVLFGTDRTVSVIIGGAIVMLYSSIGGMWSITLTDMVQFILKTVGIFFLLLPFTWNRAGGLDGIRERAGDTVFDLGAIGLPTIITFFVVYSFGMLIGQDIWQRVFTARSPGVAKWGGTTAALYCVLYGVAGAAIGMAASTFLPDVEVSDDVYAQIAESILPVGISGIVLAAAVAAMMSTASGALIATATVAKTDVKPLLLRVFGRSAERDDAERDLHSDRRYVVVLGIAVIVIAALLNDVVAALTIAYDILVGGLLVAILGGFVWKRATGTGALWSMGVGTVVTLGTMAIVGDVLANEPIYYGLGASLVVYVIASLLTPRTSPEVLQVWDDRLAGKDEDKVSSA from the coding sequence ATGGGTAAGCCGCTCGACATCGCGATCATCGTCGTCTACCTCGCCGCCATGCTGGCCTTCGGGTTCTGGGGTAAGAGCAGGACCAAGGACTCCGCGGACTTCCTCGTGGCGGGACGCAGGCTCGGCCCCACGCTCTACACCGGCACGATGGCCGCTGTGGTGCTCGGCGGGGCGTCCACCGTCGGCGGCGTCGGCCTCGGATACGAGTACGGCATCTCCGGCATGTGGCTGGTGGTGGCGATCGCCGTCGGTCTGCTGTCACTGAGCCTGCTGTTCGCCGGGCGCATCCAGCGGTTGAAGGTCTACACCGTGGCCCAGATGCTGCGGCTGCGTTACGGAATCGACGCGACCGCAGCGTCCGGCATCGTGATGATGGCGTACACCCTGATGTTGTCGGTGACCTCGACGATCGCCTACGCGACCGTCTTCAACGTGCTGTTCGGCACGGATCGCACGGTGTCGGTGATCATCGGTGGCGCGATCGTGATGCTGTACTCGTCGATCGGCGGCATGTGGTCGATCACGCTGACCGACATGGTGCAGTTCATCCTCAAGACCGTCGGCATCTTCTTCCTGCTGCTGCCGTTCACGTGGAACCGGGCGGGCGGACTGGACGGAATCCGAGAGCGGGCCGGGGACACGGTGTTCGACCTCGGCGCCATCGGACTGCCCACGATCATCACGTTTTTCGTCGTCTACAGCTTCGGCATGCTGATCGGCCAGGACATCTGGCAGCGGGTGTTCACCGCCCGGTCACCCGGCGTCGCGAAGTGGGGCGGCACCACCGCCGCGCTGTACTGCGTGCTCTACGGTGTCGCCGGCGCGGCGATCGGCATGGCGGCGTCGACGTTCCTTCCCGACGTCGAGGTCAGCGACGACGTGTACGCCCAGATCGCCGAGTCGATCCTGCCGGTGGGCATCAGCGGCATCGTGCTCGCCGCTGCCGTGGCGGCCATGATGTCGACGGCCTCCGGGGCGCTGATCGCGACGGCGACGGTGGCCAAGACCGACGTGAAGCCGTTGCTGCTCAGGGTCTTCGGCCGATCTGCCGAACGGGACGACGCCGAGCGTGACCTGCATTCGGACCGGAGGTACGTGGTGGTGCTCGGCATCGCGGTGATCGTGATCGCCGCCCTGCTCAACGACGTCGTCGCCGCACTGACCATCGCCTACGACATCCTGGTCGGCGGGTTGCTGGTGGCGATCCTCGGGGGCTTCGTGTGGAAGCGCGCCACCGGCACCGGCGCGCTGTGGTCGATGGGCGTCGGTACCGTCGTCACCCTCGGCACCATGGCCATCGTCGGCGACGTACTGGCCAACGAACCGATCTACTACGGTCTGGGCGCGAGTCTGGTCGTGTACGTGATCGCCAGCCTGTTGACGCCACGGACCTCGCCCGAGGTGTTGCAGGTGTGGGACGACCGGTTGGCGGGCAAGGACGAGGACAAGGTGAGCTCGGCGTAA